A genomic segment from Haloplanus salinus encodes:
- the tnpC gene encoding IS66 family transposase: MGSVNGDDLTKDELLSRFLQLEQRVEEVEQENTQLRKKLQEKDEQIEELETRLRKYENPHTPPSKRRSGTDESPTSQDDEDDNVRTDGGTPGRKDGHDPEWRSTADPDEEIEVTCDCCPECGDHFDESVGVSPRLVEEIPDPQPPEITRYNRHYYQCDSCGTETVATHPDCPDEGQFGVNVIAQSALSRYDHRLPYRRIADRFEQLHGLELSGASAWHATERAARAGRCEYEQIRQEIQDADVVHIDETGIKRDGEQAWIWTFQTVQHTLYAVRESRGSDVPAEVLGEDFAGTVVCDGWAAYPAFSSNLQRCWAHILREAEDAAEKQAEGEPIYQALRQVYVALQARLESDLTVRERADLQRVARRELESLIERSVPDGPVATLLGKLEGGLDHWLTFVGEPAVSPTNNAAENALREPVVLRKVIGTLRNDRGMFVHETILSLLATWRQQGRNPYEELRRVVSSNEMISRAHAVPAVKTSE, translated from the coding sequence GTGGGATCTGTGAACGGAGATGATCTCACCAAGGATGAGCTGCTCTCCCGGTTTTTGCAACTTGAACAACGAGTCGAAGAGGTTGAACAAGAGAATACACAGCTCCGAAAGAAGTTGCAAGAGAAAGACGAGCAGATCGAAGAACTCGAAACACGCCTTCGCAAATACGAGAATCCGCACACTCCACCCAGCAAGCGACGGTCGGGGACCGACGAGTCCCCGACCTCGCAGGATGACGAAGATGACAATGTCCGAACTGACGGTGGCACCCCAGGTCGGAAGGACGGTCACGATCCGGAATGGCGTTCTACAGCTGATCCCGACGAAGAAATCGAAGTCACTTGTGACTGTTGTCCTGAGTGTGGCGACCACTTCGACGAGTCGGTGGGCGTCAGCCCCCGACTCGTCGAGGAGATCCCTGATCCACAGCCTCCAGAAATTACCCGGTACAACCGCCACTACTACCAGTGCGATTCCTGTGGAACAGAGACAGTTGCGACTCACCCCGACTGCCCCGATGAGGGGCAGTTCGGGGTGAACGTCATCGCTCAATCAGCTCTGTCACGGTACGATCACCGCCTTCCCTACCGGAGGATCGCTGATCGCTTCGAGCAACTGCACGGACTCGAACTCTCGGGTGCATCCGCGTGGCACGCGACCGAGCGCGCTGCGCGCGCCGGTCGCTGTGAGTACGAGCAGATCCGTCAGGAGATTCAGGATGCTGACGTGGTTCACATCGACGAGACAGGCATCAAACGCGACGGTGAGCAAGCGTGGATTTGGACGTTTCAGACCGTCCAACACACGTTGTACGCGGTCAGGGAGAGTCGTGGAAGTGATGTTCCCGCGGAAGTCCTCGGCGAGGACTTCGCGGGAACAGTCGTCTGTGATGGGTGGGCGGCGTACCCAGCTTTCAGCAGCAACCTCCAGCGGTGTTGGGCGCACATTCTTCGAGAGGCTGAAGACGCCGCGGAAAAGCAGGCAGAAGGTGAACCGATCTACCAGGCTCTCAGACAGGTGTACGTCGCTCTCCAGGCCCGGCTGGAGAGCGACTTGACAGTCCGTGAGCGAGCAGACCTCCAGCGTGTAGCGCGAAGAGAGCTTGAATCGCTGATTGAACGGTCAGTACCCGACGGACCAGTGGCAACACTGCTCGGGAAACTGGAAGGTGGACTCGACCACTGGCTCACCTTCGTCGGTGAGCCAGCGGTCTCTCCGACGAACAATGCCGCAGAGAACGCACTTCGTGAGCCAGTGGTTCTCCGGAAAGTCATCGGAACGCTCCGCAATGACCGAGGAATGTTCGTTCACGAGACGATCTTGTCCCTGCTGGCGACGTGGCGCCAGCAGGGACGCAATCCATACGAAGAGCTTCGTCGAGTTGTCAGCAGCAATGAGATGATCTCACGGGCTCACGCTGTGCCGGCTGTCAAGACCTCGGAGTAA
- a CDS encoding metallophosphoesterase family protein has product MVEKDDGSHFIVGPVREEAVGKTVEVRMVGPNEAELVDSDLRKDVYAERTESTDSDLSEGDIVSGRILKQSAEGVPLLEKEGIRIEVPGAELNEEVKIKVKEISGSNSQWATATGIPVNQDIATDDGHEGSVIGDVELYDELPTSSSGPVACPVSGCEYTGEPASVAGHVSGKRDSQHDWGQLGYAGANAYKRTISTTGHELQSQTSLLHLSDSHLGASLTKTGEYSSDSRCLTGFRRAIDIAIGREVDAVLNTGDLFHNDRHGIPSTVRDEARDQLTRLAERDIPFYSIDGDHERDAGREVFREFERDGLVTQLNETPQLVGQGLALYGRDFTPATGWESTSWSPTSPSTDRFGIAAIHQSIKPISNSDWPECTVDDVVATVGPHVHAIAAGHLHRTGLDWNEELPFVLGGTTEPRRARQASIKPVVGLFTQDGNSLRYQRIQLTL; this is encoded by the coding sequence GTGGTTGAGAAGGACGATGGTAGCCATTTCATTGTCGGCCCAGTCCGGGAAGAGGCGGTAGGGAAGACGGTCGAAGTTCGGATGGTTGGACCGAATGAGGCTGAACTTGTGGACTCTGATTTGCGGAAGGACGTGTACGCTGAACGAACAGAATCTACGGATTCCGACCTCTCAGAGGGCGATATCGTTTCGGGGCGCATCCTCAAGCAATCCGCCGAGGGAGTTCCTTTACTTGAGAAGGAGGGTATCCGCATCGAAGTTCCCGGAGCAGAGCTTAACGAGGAGGTCAAAATCAAAGTGAAGGAGATCTCTGGATCTAATTCACAATGGGCCACAGCTACCGGTATCCCTGTTAATCAGGACATCGCTACAGACGATGGCCACGAGGGCTCAGTCATAGGAGACGTCGAACTGTATGATGAACTGCCCACATCCTCCTCGGGACCGGTCGCTTGTCCTGTTTCCGGCTGTGAATACACAGGTGAACCAGCATCGGTGGCCGGACATGTGAGTGGCAAGCGGGACTCACAACATGATTGGGGTCAGCTTGGATACGCTGGTGCAAATGCGTACAAGCGTACAATCTCGACCACTGGCCACGAGCTGCAGTCGCAGACATCTCTGCTGCATCTCTCAGACTCTCATTTAGGAGCGTCACTAACCAAGACGGGAGAATATTCGTCCGACAGCCGGTGTCTAACGGGCTTCCGCCGTGCGATAGACATCGCGATAGGGCGCGAGGTTGACGCTGTACTCAATACTGGAGATCTCTTCCATAATGACCGACATGGTATCCCTAGCACGGTGAGAGACGAAGCACGGGACCAACTCACACGGTTGGCTGAGCGAGATATTCCCTTCTATTCGATAGACGGGGACCACGAGCGCGATGCCGGTCGAGAAGTCTTCAGAGAGTTCGAACGAGACGGGCTTGTTACGCAGCTTAACGAAACGCCACAGCTAGTCGGTCAGGGTCTGGCCCTCTATGGTCGCGATTTCACACCGGCTACGGGATGGGAGTCTACAAGCTGGTCACCCACTTCCCCCTCCACCGATCGGTTCGGTATCGCTGCAATTCACCAATCGATCAAGCCGATTAGCAATAGTGATTGGCCCGAGTGTACGGTCGATGATGTCGTCGCAACTGTTGGGCCTCACGTCCATGCGATCGCTGCTGGGCATCTCCACCGCACGGGTCTTGATTGGAACGAGGAACTCCCCTTCGTACTCGGCGGGACCACGGAGCCCCGGCGAGCCCGCCAAGCTTCGATCAAGCCCGTAGTCGGACTCTTCACTCAAGATGGGAACTCGCTTCGCTATCAGCGGATTCAACTCACGCTTTAA
- a CDS encoding UvrD-helicase domain-containing protein produces the protein MVSYEDLTDEQQRAVDALDRNVTLTAGAGTGKTTTLTARYLEMIEQSLAEQTDGGTGEAQLLPEHILTTTFTERAANDLEESVRTEITDRIESLDVGEFDAWRTVADELEQGYIHTLHGFCARLLREHALTIDAVDPGFDTLDENETTALIHDTVGIVLEEYENHEATQTLARRFSRSQLQDVLTDLLGERPESLEWADRWADTTEEEYISFVESALHPIDPDEAAERLAHPDFVAAAATLCEFVENPPDIETGGQTWQRAEGVVDRLDTGFDDGVSSRAKQSTIAELSMHLTKGSGERYAGYTGANTRWGDHPRKAEFDSAFETLVETLQPEEYAVNVDLEIESNSFPFVQALAELTQIAAAEYEERKDRQNAVDFTDQISYTVDFLQAPENADIREELREQFEYVMVDEFQDTDPRQWDLIKLLTASDGETFDAQNVFVVGDVKQSIYRFRNADVTQFRETATTLEQVSQDARNTDAESEDDDQLSTNFRTLPTVLESINELFEAIFDEDGEPYEAAPQSLTADRDDPADLGTVEYLTVPTDADLREHHCDHYADFATAEPEHDTELEAMALAARLSQILAEPLQVYPEEDETDDDSSESEPTTESGLSSREETEESDEPPEPRDIEPSDIAILIRSRTHLKKYERALEEADVPYSVASGIGFYESTEITALLNLFRALADPSDERALYAALRSPLFGLTDDTLAQLKLHDDSLWDALATSEHQELQDAYEYLKEWRHLAGLGDEDPAGFDGSWAAYLTRILEDTGYLVSVSADERPQQAMANVEKFREQLRGWSDDGVRSLTTLVSRIERRIELGGRESEADTTGEGIQILTIHDAKGMEFPFVVVPGIGREFKDEAALGGGKVEFEQIGGQHAVGMKAPSPDDPFEMVDTIARDTIRERRRAEERAEEKRVLYVACTRARDHLLLSGLHEAAGETEEPTMTDLEEPDPESASSWRDWVQPELLTEDVCTALDSENHIRRTYGDGAYTVSLPTPPAEQVQPEPDIDPDVELSPRPPKPDVSFRFSATDLASLYGEYGELQFDEDTGTIYVEETDDSETSPESRHGEEDPTTEEAESDSRSTEETSIETDGFDASVFGEMVHRLCELRPPETHWPHLMEQTLVDEGATVSLSPELQNRVSTHAQRGIDYVDEQTTDVDVEHQYDELYVTAEFERGEISGFIDHLIITPDAYHIIDYKTGDVTPEELEADAEYYENQMKAYAIALNQQETGRSVRVSLVFTTLDDAWAVEWSPDEIESMRKQISDEIWEQFESLER, from the coding sequence ATGGTCTCCTATGAGGACCTGACCGATGAGCAGCAACGGGCTGTCGATGCCCTTGACCGGAATGTAACCCTCACAGCCGGGGCAGGAACGGGCAAGACCACCACGCTGACCGCCCGATACCTGGAGATGATCGAACAGTCGCTCGCGGAACAAACCGACGGCGGGACTGGTGAGGCTCAGCTGCTACCTGAGCACATCCTTACGACGACGTTCACCGAACGGGCAGCAAACGATCTCGAGGAGAGTGTCCGAACGGAAATCACAGACCGCATCGAGTCACTCGATGTCGGGGAGTTCGATGCCTGGCGTACGGTTGCGGATGAACTCGAGCAAGGGTACATCCACACGCTCCACGGGTTCTGTGCTCGGCTGCTGCGCGAACACGCGCTGACGATTGACGCCGTGGATCCTGGCTTCGATACGCTAGACGAAAACGAGACGACCGCACTGATCCACGATACGGTTGGTATTGTTCTTGAAGAATACGAGAACCACGAGGCAACGCAAACACTGGCTCGGCGGTTCTCACGGAGCCAGCTTCAGGACGTCCTGACCGATCTGCTGGGCGAGCGACCGGAGAGTCTTGAGTGGGCGGACCGGTGGGCGGACACCACGGAGGAGGAATACATCTCGTTCGTTGAGTCGGCCCTGCATCCGATCGATCCGGATGAAGCCGCCGAGCGGCTGGCCCACCCCGACTTCGTCGCGGCTGCGGCTACCCTGTGCGAGTTCGTTGAGAACCCCCCAGATATCGAGACCGGGGGACAGACCTGGCAGCGTGCGGAAGGAGTCGTGGATCGACTTGACACTGGGTTCGATGATGGTGTTTCATCCCGAGCCAAGCAGTCGACGATTGCGGAACTCAGTATGCACCTCACCAAGGGTAGTGGGGAACGCTACGCAGGCTATACGGGGGCCAACACGCGGTGGGGAGACCATCCCCGAAAGGCGGAGTTCGACAGCGCGTTTGAGACACTGGTCGAAACACTCCAGCCCGAGGAGTACGCCGTCAACGTGGATCTGGAGATCGAATCGAACAGCTTCCCGTTCGTCCAGGCGCTCGCAGAGCTGACCCAAATCGCGGCTGCTGAGTACGAGGAACGGAAAGATCGACAGAACGCTGTCGACTTCACCGACCAGATTTCCTACACCGTTGACTTCCTCCAAGCACCGGAGAACGCCGACATTCGCGAGGAGTTACGGGAGCAGTTCGAGTACGTGATGGTCGACGAGTTCCAGGATACTGACCCACGCCAGTGGGACCTCATCAAGCTCCTGACGGCCAGCGACGGGGAAACGTTCGATGCGCAGAACGTGTTCGTCGTCGGCGACGTCAAACAGAGCATCTATCGTTTCCGAAACGCCGACGTCACGCAGTTCCGCGAAACGGCCACCACTCTTGAGCAGGTGTCCCAAGACGCTCGAAACACGGATGCAGAAAGCGAGGATGACGACCAGCTTTCGACGAACTTCCGAACGCTGCCGACGGTGCTGGAGTCGATCAACGAACTCTTCGAGGCCATCTTCGACGAAGACGGTGAGCCCTACGAGGCGGCCCCCCAATCCCTGACAGCCGATCGCGACGATCCAGCGGATCTCGGTACGGTGGAGTACCTCACGGTGCCAACCGATGCCGACCTCAGAGAACATCACTGCGATCACTACGCGGACTTTGCCACAGCCGAGCCGGAACACGACACAGAGTTGGAGGCGATGGCGCTCGCCGCCCGTCTCTCGCAGATACTGGCTGAACCACTTCAGGTCTACCCCGAGGAGGACGAAACGGATGACGATAGTAGCGAGAGTGAACCGACTACCGAAAGCGGACTGAGTAGTCGAGAGGAGACAGAGGAGAGTGATGAACCGCCGGAGCCACGAGATATCGAACCGAGCGATATTGCGATCCTCATCCGCAGCCGAACCCACCTCAAAAAGTACGAACGAGCGTTAGAAGAGGCGGATGTGCCCTATTCGGTCGCGTCCGGGATCGGCTTCTACGAATCGACGGAAATCACCGCGCTGTTGAACCTCTTCCGCGCGCTCGCCGATCCAAGTGACGAACGCGCACTCTACGCAGCACTTCGGTCGCCGTTATTCGGGCTCACCGACGACACGCTCGCTCAGTTGAAACTCCATGACGACTCTCTGTGGGACGCACTCGCGACGAGTGAGCATCAGGAACTCCAAGATGCCTACGAGTATCTCAAAGAGTGGCGTCACTTAGCTGGGCTTGGCGACGAGGACCCCGCTGGATTCGACGGGTCGTGGGCCGCGTATCTAACGCGGATCCTCGAGGATACAGGCTACTTGGTGAGTGTCAGCGCCGACGAGCGTCCACAGCAGGCCATGGCGAACGTTGAGAAGTTCCGCGAACAGCTTCGCGGATGGAGCGACGATGGCGTTCGGAGTCTTACGACACTTGTGAGTCGGATCGAACGCCGCATTGAGCTCGGCGGCCGGGAGAGCGAAGCTGACACGACCGGCGAGGGCATCCAGATTCTAACGATCCACGACGCCAAGGGAATGGAATTCCCGTTCGTCGTCGTCCCGGGGATCGGTCGCGAGTTCAAGGATGAAGCGGCCCTGGGCGGCGGGAAGGTCGAGTTCGAACAGATTGGTGGCCAGCACGCAGTCGGAATGAAGGCACCAAGCCCGGACGACCCGTTCGAGATGGTGGATACGATCGCCCGTGACACGATTCGTGAGCGCCGTCGCGCCGAAGAACGCGCCGAAGAGAAACGCGTGCTCTACGTGGCCTGCACACGGGCACGAGACCATCTGCTCCTGAGCGGCCTCCACGAGGCAGCTGGAGAGACCGAGGAACCAACGATGACGGATCTCGAGGAGCCGGACCCTGAGTCAGCTTCAAGTTGGCGCGACTGGGTGCAGCCAGAACTCCTCACCGAGGACGTGTGCACTGCCCTCGATTCCGAGAACCACATCCGGCGTACGTACGGTGACGGCGCGTACACCGTGTCACTTCCGACACCGCCAGCCGAACAGGTGCAACCTGAGCCCGATATCGACCCCGACGTTGAACTGTCGCCGCGGCCGCCCAAGCCAGATGTCAGCTTTCGGTTTTCGGCGACTGACCTGGCGTCACTCTACGGGGAGTATGGCGAACTCCAGTTCGACGAAGACACGGGGACCATCTACGTCGAAGAGACCGACGACAGTGAGACGAGTCCGGAGAGTCGACACGGTGAAGAGGACCCAACAACCGAAGAGGCCGAATCAGACAGCCGCTCAACAGAGGAAACGAGTATCGAAACGGACGGCTTCGACGCGAGCGTATTCGGCGAGATGGTGCATCGACTCTGCGAACTGCGGCCGCCGGAAACTCACTGGCCACATCTGATGGAACAGACGCTTGTTGACGAGGGGGCTACGGTCTCACTTTCACCCGAACTCCAGAACCGCGTGAGTACCCATGCCCAGCGCGGGATAGACTACGTTGACGAGCAAACCACGGACGTCGATGTCGAGCACCAGTACGACGAGCTGTACGTTACTGCAGAATTCGAGCGCGGAGAGATATCGGGGTTCATCGACCACCTGATCATCACGCCCGACGCGTACCATATTATCGACTACAAGACAGGTGACGTCACGCCCGAGGAACTGGAAGCTGACGCGGAGTATTACGAGAATCAGATGAAGGCCTATGCGATTGCGTTGAACCAGCAGGAGACTGGCCGTAGTGTCCGGGTTTCCCTCGTGTTCACCACGCTCGATGACGCATGGGCCGTTGAGTGGTCACCTGATGAGATTGAATCGATGAGGAAGCAGATCAGTGATGAGATCTGGGAGCAATTTGAATCGCTTGAACGTTAA
- a CDS encoding PD-(D/E)XK nuclease family protein, with protein MSRRLLLTGPDLPELESQAFDILSESVGTQPESILYVGQPEHPEDATNDRWMEFGPSAGLRVDTLDNLASQCYEQDQYKGRVTHVDQPLLFRLVELGVEEISSSTNPLNTGDQFPRAGLVQEAETLFTELEFAGLLSPDAMRQRLEQEGVGDRADYVAELAEEIESARQTLLADQLPETYRTERMHHATTAETSLTNVFPSVEAVVLSGFTRFDALEVDFLERLVETWPAIALLPKQIDEDSAPGVDTGAKQALETYSDLDFVRQHHDEPASSTLEARRRITRSLYRHPHQSPSTSDINAGTLDLTLTEPETVPDEIRTVARDIRSRIATGTSADDIGVVLTSPVQYADQVREAFEMYELPFNLQTEIPLSETALGDVVQIVCQLAQEPRSIDTLLDLLTNPLVTITQTGENLNYHELARVAARAETNRLESTLEHVDDSLAATVTSLTRDAAALSEVSLEELPGQLDALLERLGVSAALEGEQELSSPLRERELRARDRLDRILETLDLTTPLADPEIGDSVDRLERALHSVSIQQSTRPPEESVVVCSLAEATLREFEQVYVLGLTTTHFPSDPERTAFTRPIYESHPDFEQTDVSAEARYHLSVLLGSTASIHLSIPQQSVSGEPHVEADILTELRRLVDLSEVTIEPADSEPGCQEDVQRAVGDVLPETSEARVHDLLTEAVETGSFSTTQQACVQAGIACAAARAGPELTPYDGQLTEETVSQIHDTLDREPYSPSRLETYAACGFKYYMRRVLGIEAPDRLTREPDASDRGSYIHDVLEHYYLSLQSGGSDPVHPGGDFETRQQQLLDIALERLDEAFDDRAQTAFQKEWLTSVLAGLGTPDTNPYYGPHETQDGRPVARGLFYRFLDHEADEPAKTTARPTWFEGRIGNPYDAGTPLSDDPAEIETPHGSVPIHGLIDRVETVPGTDPTQVVVRDYKTGSSIPSESDALSGLKFQLQLYALMAEEALDDVEVVGGAYYQVSPPSSVNSRSGLLTSQEMAVYHGSDDVDTPLLRHSYPYFETHEAFRRFIEETTPQRLGELASGITEGRFHPTVLDPSDAGCRYCDYAHVCDVRSHQRKEVIEAIDDTGTSAYVPLKARNHDLEDVVEVE; from the coding sequence ATGTCTCGCCGGCTGTTACTTACTGGGCCTGATTTACCTGAGCTTGAATCACAGGCATTCGATATTCTTAGTGAGAGCGTGGGAACACAGCCTGAAAGTATTCTCTACGTTGGTCAGCCGGAACACCCTGAGGACGCAACGAACGATCGCTGGATGGAGTTTGGCCCCTCTGCAGGGCTCCGTGTCGACACGTTAGACAATCTTGCTTCACAGTGCTATGAACAGGATCAGTACAAGGGTCGGGTAACTCACGTTGACCAACCGCTCCTCTTCCGGCTCGTCGAGCTTGGTGTCGAAGAGATCTCATCGTCTACGAATCCACTCAACACCGGCGACCAGTTCCCCAGAGCAGGACTCGTCCAGGAAGCCGAGACCCTGTTCACCGAACTGGAGTTCGCTGGACTGCTCTCACCCGACGCAATGCGGCAGCGTCTCGAACAGGAGGGTGTGGGCGACCGTGCGGACTACGTCGCCGAACTGGCGGAAGAGATCGAATCTGCCCGACAGACACTCCTGGCTGATCAACTCCCGGAAACATACCGTACCGAGCGAATGCACCACGCCACGACAGCAGAAACATCGCTCACAAACGTGTTCCCCTCAGTCGAGGCCGTTGTTCTCAGTGGATTCACGCGATTCGACGCTCTAGAAGTAGACTTCCTCGAACGACTCGTCGAAACCTGGCCGGCGATCGCTCTCCTCCCCAAACAGATAGACGAAGACTCGGCCCCGGGTGTTGATACAGGCGCCAAACAAGCGTTAGAGACGTATTCCGACCTGGACTTCGTTCGACAGCACCACGATGAGCCTGCCTCGTCAACGCTCGAAGCGCGACGGCGCATCACTCGCAGTCTCTATCGGCATCCCCACCAGTCGCCGTCAACCAGCGACATCAACGCGGGAACGCTGGATCTGACGCTCACCGAACCGGAAACGGTCCCCGATGAGATCCGAACTGTTGCCCGAGATATCCGGAGCCGAATCGCGACAGGAACGTCGGCCGACGATATCGGCGTCGTCCTCACGAGTCCGGTTCAATATGCTGATCAGGTCCGGGAAGCGTTCGAGATGTACGAACTCCCGTTCAATCTACAAACCGAGATTCCCCTTTCCGAAACAGCCCTCGGCGATGTCGTCCAGATAGTCTGCCAACTCGCACAAGAACCTCGGAGCATCGACACGCTCCTCGATCTCCTCACGAACCCACTGGTCACCATTACGCAAACGGGAGAGAACCTCAATTACCACGAACTCGCCCGGGTGGCAGCTAGGGCAGAGACAAATCGGCTTGAATCGACTCTCGAACACGTTGACGACAGTCTCGCGGCAACGGTTACCTCCCTGACGCGGGATGCAGCCGCTCTGTCAGAGGTGTCACTGGAGGAACTCCCCGGCCAACTCGATGCCCTCCTTGAGCGTCTCGGCGTCTCAGCCGCACTAGAAGGTGAACAAGAACTCTCATCTCCACTTCGGGAACGTGAACTGCGTGCTCGTGACCGTCTCGACCGGATCCTTGAGACCCTCGACCTTACAACACCGTTGGCGGACCCCGAAATCGGTGATAGCGTTGATCGGCTTGAGCGCGCGCTCCATAGCGTCTCGATCCAGCAGAGCACACGGCCACCCGAGGAGAGCGTCGTTGTCTGTAGTCTCGCCGAAGCCACCCTTCGGGAGTTCGAACAGGTATACGTTCTCGGGCTGACGACGACACATTTCCCCTCAGATCCGGAGCGAACCGCTTTCACACGACCCATCTACGAGTCACATCCCGACTTCGAACAGACAGATGTCTCTGCAGAGGCACGGTATCACTTGAGCGTACTCCTCGGGAGTACAGCATCAATTCATCTCTCCATCCCCCAGCAGAGTGTTAGTGGTGAACCGCACGTCGAAGCAGACATCCTGACCGAACTTCGGCGGCTTGTCGATCTCTCGGAGGTGACTATTGAGCCAGCTGACAGCGAGCCAGGATGTCAAGAAGACGTGCAGCGGGCAGTCGGCGACGTACTTCCCGAGACATCCGAAGCACGAGTCCACGACCTGCTCACTGAAGCAGTCGAAACCGGTTCGTTTAGCACCACCCAACAGGCCTGTGTTCAGGCTGGTATTGCTTGTGCCGCGGCACGAGCAGGTCCCGAACTGACGCCCTACGATGGCCAGCTCACAGAAGAGACCGTCTCCCAGATTCACGATACGCTCGACCGCGAGCCGTACAGTCCGAGTCGGTTGGAGACATATGCTGCTTGTGGGTTCAAGTACTACATGCGCCGCGTCCTCGGTATCGAAGCACCGGATCGCTTAACGCGGGAACCCGACGCGAGCGACCGTGGTTCGTACATCCACGACGTGCTCGAACACTACTACCTGTCGTTACAGTCAGGGGGCAGCGATCCAGTTCACCCAGGTGGCGACTTCGAAACGCGGCAACAACAGCTCCTCGACATTGCCCTAGAGCGGCTTGACGAAGCATTCGACGACCGCGCCCAGACAGCGTTCCAGAAGGAATGGCTGACCTCCGTACTCGCGGGACTCGGAACTCCGGACACGAATCCATACTATGGACCACATGAGACGCAGGACGGTCGTCCTGTTGCGCGAGGGCTATTCTATCGGTTCCTCGACCATGAGGCGGACGAGCCCGCAAAGACGACTGCTCGACCGACGTGGTTCGAAGGCCGGATCGGTAACCCCTACGACGCAGGCACGCCACTCAGCGACGACCCCGCAGAGATCGAGACACCACACGGCTCGGTCCCCATTCATGGACTCATCGACCGTGTCGAGACGGTCCCTGGAACAGACCCAACACAGGTTGTTGTTCGGGATTACAAAACTGGAAGCTCAATCCCCAGCGAAAGTGATGCGCTGAGCGGGCTGAAATTCCAACTGCAGCTGTACGCGTTGATGGCCGAAGAGGCACTCGACGATGTCGAAGTAGTCGGTGGCGCGTACTACCAGGTCTCGCCTCCGAGTTCAGTCAATTCTCGCAGCGGACTCCTCACCTCACAGGAGATGGCAGTCTATCACGGGAGTGACGACGTCGATACGCCGCTACTCCGTCACTCCTACCCATACTTCGAGACACACGAGGCGTTCCGACGGTTCATTGAGGAGACAACCCCTCAACGCCTCGGAGAACTCGCCTCGGGAATCACAGAGGGTCGCTTCCATCCGACAGTCCTCGATCCATCGGACGCCGGATGTCGATACTGTGACTACGCACACGTCTGTGACGTCCGCTCGCACCAGCGGAAGGAAGTTATCGAAGCAATCGACGACACGGGAACGTCAGCGTACGTGCCGCTGAAAGCCAGGAATCACGATCTCGAAGACGTCGTGGAGGTGGAGTAA